The nucleotide window TCTAATTGTTGCCATTTCAGTTGACTGTAGTCCTTCCAGTACTGCTTTTCCTGCTGCTCCAGCATCTTCGTCTCTGCCTGGGCTGCCTCAAGATCGGCTGCTACCCTTTCTTGGTTCTTTTCCACTTCTGCCACTTCCTGGAGTAGCCTCGCTTCCTCCAACTCCAGGCCCTTCAGCTTCTCCTGCAGCATCTCCCTGTCGTCCCCACTGACCCACTTCCTGGTCTCCAAACAGCGTTTGTAGTTCTGAACGTCAGATTCAGTGATGGCGAGTTCAACGTCCAGTACCTCTAAAAGATAGTCAGTACAGTCCACACACAGCGGGTGGTCCACCTCTGTTTCACCAGAGAGGATGTCAGAACTGTCCCTAATAGTCTTCTGGATGCTGTTGAGACTCCTCCAGGGCTCCAACCTCCCAAGCAGGGTGAAGCTGGAATAGTCCCAGGACATCCCACCACTGGAGGGGTGAGGAGTCCTGCAAAAGGCACCATCCTGTAGATTTTCAAAGTTTGCCTCCTCCTTGGAGGGAGGGCCTCCCTCCGGTGTTTCTCTTGTCTCTCCCTGAGCTGAGATGAGCATCGAAGCTCCAGGTTCCTGGGAGGGCTCCACAGAGTGATTCAGCTTCAGGGCCTGGCTGCAGCGCTGGCAAAGAAAGCAGAAGTGGGACATGGTGGAGGCCTTGACTCTCAACTTGACACTGCTTCCTCTGGGTCACCAGTTAGTTAACCACTTATACCTTTTAGAACTGCTTCTAAAATGCATATCTCATCTTGTTACTCTCCTTAAGACCTTACAATGGTACCCTCCTTAAATACTTATAGACCTCCCTTACCTCCTTATAGGCtttctttctaaaaagaaaagcCAATCATCTTACTCCACCCTTAGAAATAATAATCTTTCTAAAACTAAAATCTGGTCATGGGCACATCCCTCCTTAAAATGTTTAATGCCTTTATCTTACCTCAATATAAAGTCTAAACATCTTAACCTGACACCAAGGCCTCTCTCCATCTTTCCAACTTTTTCCCATTTCCTGCCACCCTCACTTTGGCTCCTGCATAATAACTGAATTTCAGCTCTTTCAACATTTCTTATTGTTCCCGCTGACTGGAACACTCTTCCTTCCCATCTGTACCTGGATAACTTCTACCCATCCTTTGGGTTAGATGTCATTTCTTCcagaaagccttccctgactacAAAATTTGGGTTTTCTGTTCTGATGACACACTTCACATTCTTTATCTCATAGTAATGTAATGGGCATACATGAAaactttattaatatttgtttaattacCAAATCACATCAAATAAAGTAGCttcagtggggggtgggggggttagtcgctaagtcatgtcagactcttgcaaccccatggactgtagtctgccaggctcctttgtccatggcaagaatactggagtgggttgccatttccttctccaggggatcttcccaacccaggtctcctgcactgcaggcaaagtctttaccaactgagctacaagggaagcccacacctactgaagcctgagtactctagagctcatgctctgcaacaagagaagccactgcaatgagaagcccacacattgcaactaaagaaagcctgcatgcagcaatgaagacccagtgcaaccaaaaataaataaataattttttaaaaagttattagaaACTGGCTGAAAAGCACTTTTCTACTTGTTAGATGGGATGCTGCCTAATTTATGAATCATTTaataaagtcaattaaaaaataagaaaatagtggggcttccctggtggtccagcagttaagaatccacctgccaatgcaggggacactggttcagcCCTTGGttcatgaagatcccacatgatgtggaacaactaagccccttggccacaactactgaatctgcCCTCTTGAGCCCACAAGCTACAACTATTGAAGTCTGTCTGCCCAGagactgtgctccacaacaagagagccTGCAtagcacagctagagagtagcccctaccctctgcaactagagaaagcctgcatgcagcaaggaagacctagcacagccaaaaataaacaaacaaaaaatcatgtcaatgaaaaaaaaaagaaagcaaactggCTGGAAAGTTGTTCATTTTCCCGGAGACTTAAAATGTCCCAGGACTCTCAGATGGGCTCAAAATCCAAGGCCATCTCATTGTTAACtacaaaaaaaatattcacagctCAGAAATACCACCCCAATATGCCTCTGTAATTGTGCACCCTCTTTGCTTAACACAGCTGTGAGTTAAGTGTTCTGTAAACCATTGAAAATTCCCATACCATCAATCCTGGAAGTGCTCAAAGGGACTGTAACCACACCATCTGCCACTCCTTACTCATTTCTAATACCATCATCAGGGAGGGGGAAATTTTCCCCTACCCCTCATGAGTACTTGTGTCTGGACTAATAATTAAATTACACAATATAGTTTAACAGGAGAAACAGATTTTAATTTGTGCACACACAGATCCACGGAAATGGGACCTAAGAAGTGGCCAAAGCAGAcagcttttaaactttttagacaaagaaataatACTTTTGTGAGGAATTGACAGGTATTGACAGGACAAAGAAACACGTTTTAGGTGCTCAGTTAGTGAAGACTCTAAACAGTTTTGActagtaaattttaaaagtagcaaCGTTTGTTTACACAGGCATCTCAGCCCCATTTCCCTATGTCTGACAACAAAGGTATTTTACTTCCAGATGCAGGCAATCTTTACAGTGGCTTCTTGTTGctcagcacaggctctagggctttggggctcagtagttgtggaatgTAGGCgtagtgggatcttcccagacccaggggtcgagtctgtgtcccctgcattggcaggcagattcttaaccattggaccaccagggaagtcctccattcCTTTTAGTTGGGATTGCCAACTAGTTCTTGCACCCACCTCAAATTCCCTCCTTCCCGCAATAACAATACCACTGAAAAGTCATTTAAAGACcagaatttattaaaatgtacagACTTACATCCAAAAATAACAATGTGATATGGCCGTGCGACTATAGactatttttcagttatttgaatAGTTCAGGCTAAGTGTTGATGCTTGATGCACTGTTTCAATGGCAAAGATGTTGGTCAAATTTTGGCTCACATAGTCATTATGTCCCTAGCAAACAGAGCCTAGAGTGGCAGGATCCTATGTGGCCCCAGGGCTGTTGGAGTTATGGAGAGGGTGGAAAGTGGGGGTCTTCCCCAGTTAGTGTCAGGGCACAAGGTTAAGTGCGGTGCTGCAGGGGAGAGTGAAGCAAGTGGTTGGAGTGAGGAATTTGGGAGTAGATCTGGAAATGGTGAAACAGTTCTTGGACAATAAAACTGATGAAGGCAAAGGTATTTGGGTTCAGCATGGAGAGCAGCCAACCAATTTTAGGTCACAATTTTAGGCAGGCTACAGAGTTGGCTTTTCATtgacacatttatttattgactcCTACAGGCATTGGGAAAGAATGGAGGCTAACATGTAAGTAACTGTCATGTTTCCAGCTTAGTTCATAGATTGtattgctcctgctgctgctgctgctgctaagtcacttcagtcgtgtctacaATAATACATTGTATTACTGTTGCTCAAATAttcatcctcccctccctccacatAGGAACTTATTTTGTACAATGGACTGTGGGCTGAAGCGACAGTGTGGTAGTACCAAGTCCAGGTTTTTGCTAGCTCTTTTCTGCTCCTGTCCTCCACCATGAGACAAGCATATCCCGTAAAGGAGCTGCTCCTTCAATCTTGGTCCCCAAATGAGAAGACATAGAAACCAACCATAACTCACCTGcaaaactctgagaaataaatgctTGAGTTGTAAGCCATGAAAATTGGGGGATTATTATCACAGCAAAATATGACTAATAGACACAGTGTTAATCACTTaacatgtattttctcattttagtcCTTCAGAAACAGGCAACAAAGTCTCAGAAACGCAAATATCAGAATCCCGCAGATTCTGGGATTTAGGCC belongs to Bos javanicus breed banteng chromosome 16, ARS-OSU_banteng_1.0, whole genome shotgun sequence and includes:
- the BECN2 gene encoding beclin-2, producing MSHFCFLCQRCSQALKLNHSVEPSQEPGASMLISAQGETRETPEGGPPSKEEANFENLQDGAFCRTPHPSSGGMSWDYSSFTLLGRLEPWRSLNSIQKTIRDSSDILSGETEVDHPLCVDCTDYLLEVLDVELAITESDVQNYKRCLETRKWVSGDDREMLQEKLKGLELEEARLLQEVAEVEKNQERVAADLEAAQAETKMLEQQEKQYWKDYSQLKWQQLELNEELSSVEMRLQYAQLQCNQLEKTDVFNATFEIWQDGPLTVINNFRLGRLPTVPVCWNEISAAWGQTALLLLALANTIGLEFQRYHLIPCGNHSYLRSLIDDCAELPLFSSGKQNVFLHNKFDQAMMAFLDCMQQFKEAAESGESGLCLPYKIHVKKGLMEDPGSSSGFYSIRTHLNTEEDWTKALKLMLINFKCSLTWVSLRYGRK